Proteins encoded within one genomic window of Trichoderma asperellum chromosome 2, complete sequence:
- a CDS encoding uncharacterized protein (EggNog:ENOG41): MMPENEESRRSYSRDLERGPDVMDTHRFSNVSIGDGIGSAISSSNSSIMGEEIQPDLGESWGPQHPCFPHLNPHVPTDSAEYAKTRIIRIRRDWLLQGDLAPTFSNLYPEILDPAGVPEPEFRRIIDKLNKELIPAFDPYNLRNMFDAFVGLATGWLWDDFGMTGIKSRLNNLEAWIEQWNREKEKTMSSEDGVLPPKLISLRRTGYMTLDIQIPDPEIAPAPSSTGAGESMTALPLEPAPVLVA; the protein is encoded by the exons ATGATGCCTGAAAATGAAGAATCCAGGCGGTCCTACTCCAGAGACCTGGAGCGAGGGCCGGATGTGATGGACACCCATCGCTTCTCCAACGTCTCTATTGGGGACGGCATAGGATCTGCAATCTCTTCGTCCAACTCGTCTATCATGGGTGAAGAGATTCAACCAGACCTGGGAGAGTCTTGGGGACCGCAGCATCCATGCTTCCCTCACTTGAACCCTCATGTACCGACAGACTCTGCCGAGTATGCCAAGACGCGGATAATCCGAATTCGCCGCGACTGGCTTCTCCAAGGCGACCTGGCTCCTACCTTTTCAAATCTCTACCCTGAAATCCTGGATCCTGCCGGGGTTCCTGAACCTGAATTCCGGCGCATCATTGATAAGCTCAACAAAGAGCTGATACCGGCCTTCGACCCCTATAATCTTCGAAATATGTTTGACGCATTTGTTGGGCTCGCAACTGGCTGGTTGTGGGATGATTTCGGTATGACCGGTATTAAGTCTCGACTCAACAACCTAGAGGCGTGGATCGAACAGTGGAAtcgagaaaaagaaaagaccatGTCTTCTGAGGATGGAGTTCTTCCCCCGAAGCTGATTTCGCTCCGCCGCACGGGGTACATGACT CTGGACATACAAATTCCAGACCCAGAGATTGCGCCAGCGCCAAGTAGTACCGGTGCTGGCGAGTCAATGACAGCTCTACCACTTGAACCAGCACCCGTTCTTGTTGCGTAG